Proteins from a genomic interval of Medicago truncatula cultivar Jemalong A17 chromosome 3, MtrunA17r5.0-ANR, whole genome shotgun sequence:
- the LOC11420476 gene encoding putative disease resistance RPP13-like protein 1 has product MATIVGEGILSASVKLLLQKIVSGEFINFFRNMKLDVPLLDKLKITLLSLQAVLNDAEEKQIANSAVKEWLNMLQDAVFEAEDLFDEINTESLRCRVEAEYETQSAKVLKKLSSRFKRFNRKMNSKLQKLLERLEHLRNQNHGLKEGVSNSVWHGTPTSSVVGDESAIYGRDDDRKKLKEFLLAEDVGDGRSKIGVISIVGMGGLGKTTLAKLLYNDHDVKQKFEVRGWAHVSKDLNVVTVTKTLLESVTSEKTTANELNILQVKLQQSLRNKSFLLVLDDIWYGRYVGWNSMNDIFNVGAIGSKIIITTRDERVALPMQTFLYVHHVRSLETEDCWNILASHAFVERNYQQQPDLEKIGREIAKKCDGIRLAAIALRGLLRTKLSQDYWNDVLKSSIWELTNDEVQPSLLLSYRYLPAPLKGCFAYCSIFSKNSILKKKMVVQLWIAEGLVPQPQSEKSWEKVAEEYFDELVSRCLIRQRSIDDLEVSFEMHDLINDLATIVSSPYCIRLEEHKPHERVRHLSYNRGIYDSYDKFDKLDDLKGLRTFLSLPLQEVQWLYYSVSGKLVCDLLPQMKQLHALSLLKYSNIIKLPKSIGSLIYLRYLNLSDTMIGRLPSETCKLYNLQTLLLTNCWNLTNLPKDMGKLVSLRHLDIRGTQLKEMPVQLSKLENLQTLSSFVVSKQDIGLKIADLGKYFHLQGRLSISQLQNVTDPSHAFQANLEMKKQMDELVLGWSDDTPSNSQIQSAVFEQLRPSTNLKSLTIFGYGGNSFPNWLGCSLFDNIVYLRIAGCENCSRLPPLGQLGNLKKLFLGNLKSVKSVGSEFYGRDCPSFQPFPLLETLRFHTMLEWEEWTLTGGTSTKFPRLTQLSLIRCPKLKGNIPLGQLGNLKELIIVGMKSVKTLGTEFYGSSSSPLIQPFLSLETLRFEDMQEWEEWKLIGGTLTEFPSLTRLSLYKCPKLKGSIPGNLPRHTSLSVKCCPELEGIALDNLPSLSELELEECPLLMEPIHSDDNSNIIITSTSSIVFNTLRKITFINIPSLTSFPRDGLSKTLQSLSICDCENLEFLPYESFRNNKSLENLSISSSCNSMTSFTLCSLPVLKTRY; this is encoded by the coding sequence ATGGCGACTATTGTGGGAGAAGGGATTCTTTCAGCTTCTGTGAAACTATTGTTGCAAAAGATTGTTTCCGGTGAGTTCATCAACTTCTTTCGAAACATGAAGCTCGATGTTCCACTGTTGGATAAGCTGAAAATAACACTGTTGAGTCTTCAAGCTGTACTGAATGATGCTGAGGAGAAACAGATCGCTAATTCTGCTGTCAAGGAGTGGTTGAATATGCTGCAAGATGCTGTATTCGAAGCTGAAGATTTGTTTGACGAAATTAACACTGAGTCATTGCGGTGCAGAGTGGAAGCTGAGTATGAAACCCAATCTGCTAAGGTACTCAAAAAACTCTCTTCTCGTTTCAAAAGGTTTAATAGAAAGATGAATTCTAAATTGCAAAAGTTACTTGAAAGATTAGAACATTTGAGAAACCAGAATCATGGTTTAAAAGAAGGTGTTTCCAACAGTGTTTGGCATGGAACTCCTACAAGTTCTGTTGTGGGGGATGAATCTGCTATTTATGGCAGAGATGATGACAGAAAGAAACTGAAAGAGTTTTTACTTGCAGAGGATGTTGGAGATGGTCGAAGTAAAATAGGAGTGATTTCCATTGTGGGGATGGGAGGGCTAGGAAAAACAACGCTAGCTAAACTCCTTTACAATGACCATGATGTGAAGCAGAAATTTGAGGTAAGAGGGTGGGCACATGTCTCCAAAGATCTTAATGTTGTCACTGTCACTAAAACTCTTCTTGAATCTGTAACTTCAGAAAAAACCACCGCTAATGAATTGAATATTCTACAAGTGAAGTTGCAGCAAAGTTTAAGGAACAAAAGTTTTTTGCTAGTATTGGATGATATATGGTATGGAAGATATGTTGGTTGGAATAGTATGAATGACATCTTTAATGTTGGGGCAATAGGGAGTAAGATCATTATCACAACACGAGATGAAAGAGTTGCACTACCCATGCAAACCTTTCTTTATGTTCACCATGTAAGATCTTTGGAAACTGAAGATTGCTGGAATATACTTGCAAGTCATGCATTTGTAGAAAGAAACTACCAACAACAACCTGATCTAGAAAAAATTGGAAGAGAAATTGCCAAAAAGTGTGATGGGATACGATTAGCTGCAATAGCACTTAGGGGTCTTCTTCGCACCAAATTGTCACAAGATTATTGGAATGATGTTTTAAAAAGTAGTATTTGGGAATTAACAAATGACGAGGTTCAACCATCTCTGCTATTGAGCTATCGTTATCTTCCTGCTCCTTTAAAAGGATGTTTTGcttattgttcaattttttcgAAGAATTCAatcttaaagaaaaaaatggtagtTCAGTTGTGGATTGCAGAAGGTTTAGTACCTCAGCCTCAAAGTGAGAAAAGTTGGGAAAAAGTAGCCGAAGAATACTTTGATGAACTAGTGTCGAGGTGTCTGATACGTCAAAGGTCCATCGATGATCTGGAAGTAAGCTTTGAAATGCATGACCTCATCAATGATTTAGCTACGATAGTTTCATCTCCTTATTGTATTAGGTTGGAAGAACATAAGCCACATGAAAGGGTGCGACATTTGTCATACAATAGAGGGATATATGACTCGTatgataaatttgataaattggATGATTTAAAAGGTCTACGAACCTTCTTATCCTTGCCATTACAAGAAGTTCAGTGGCTTTATTATTCCGTGTCAGGGAAGTTAGTTTGTGACTTGTTGCCACAAATGAAACAGTTACACGCGTTGTCTCTGTTAAAGTACTCAAATATCATTAAACTACCAAAATCTATTGGAAGTTTGATATACCTACGATACTTAAATCTCTCTGACACTATGATTGGAAGGTTGCCCTCTGAAACATGCAAGCTTTACAATCTGCAGACCTTGTTGTTGACAAATTGTTGGAATCTCACTAATTTGCCGAAGGACATGGGGAAATTAGTGAGTCTACGCCACCTTGACATCAGAGGCACTCAATTGAAGGAAATGCCCGTACAACTCTCCAAACTAGAAAATCTCCAAACCCTGTCGAGCTTTGTTGTTAGTAAACAAGACATTGGATTGAAGATTGCAGATTTGGGAAAATATTTCCATTTACAGGGAAGACTTTCCATCTCACAGCTTCAAAATGTAACTGATCCATCCCATGCTTTTCAAGCAAATTTGGAGATGAAGAAACAAATGGACGAGTTGGTACTAGGATGGTCAGATGATACCCCTTCAAATTCACAAATACAAAGTGCCGTGTTTGAACAGTTGCGTCCGTCGACAAATTTGAAGAGTCTTACCATCTTTGGCTATGGTGGAAACAGCTTTCCAAATTGGTTGGGTTGTTCTTTATTTGACAACATAGTGTATTTGAGGATTGCGGGTTGTGAAAATTGTTCAAGACTGCCACCCCTCGGACAATTAGGTAATCTCAAAAAACTCTTTCTTGGTAATCTAAAATCAGTAAAGAGTGTTGGTTCTGAGTTCTATGGAAGGGATTGTCCTTCGTTTCAACCATTTCCTTTATTGGAGACTCTAAGATTTCATACCATGCTAGAATGGGAAGAATGGACGTTGACTGGAGGTACATCTACAAAGTTTCCTCGCCTAACACAACTTTCGCTGATACGTTGTCCTAAACTCAAGGGAAACATACCCCTTGGACAATTAGGTAATCTAAAAGAACTCATTATTGTAGGGATGAAATCAGTGAAGACACTTGGTACTGAGTTCTATGGAAGTAGTAGTTCTCCTTTGATTCAACCATTTCTCTCCTTGGAGACTCTGAGGTTTGAGGATATGCAAGAGTGGGAGGAATGGAAACTGATTGGAGGTACATTGACAGAGTTTCCTAGTCTAACACGCCTGTCACTATATAAATGTCCGAAACTCAAAGGAAGCATACCGGGAAACCTTCCTCGTCATACAAGTTTGTCAGTGAAATGTTGTCCCGAACTTGAAGGGATTGCCCTCGACAACCTTCCTTCCCTTAGTGAACTTGAGTTAGAAGAGTGTCCTCTACTGATGGAGCCAATACATTCCGATGACAATAGCAACATTATAATTACAAGCACATCATCAATTGTATTCAACACTCTTCGAAAAATCACCTTTATAAATATTCCATCTCTAACTTCCTTCCCAAGAGATGGTCTGTCCAAAACATTACAATCTTTGAGTATCTGTGATTGTGAGAATCTGGAGTTCCTTCCTTATGAATCATTTCGCAATAACAAATCACTAGAGAATTTGAGCATATCCTCTAGTTGTAATTCAATGACATCGTTTACCTTGTGCTCTCTCCCTGTCCTCAAAACTCGATATTAA
- the LOC11420595 gene encoding putative disease resistance protein At3g14460, which yields MNSVKTLGTELYGSSNSSLFQPFISLETLQFGDMQEWEEWKLIGGTSTEFLSLAHLSLYKCPKLKGNIPGNLPSLTFLSLCNCPKLKGMTSNNLPSLRELVLQECPLLMDSRHSDDHSNNIFTSPSSDVFSKLMICLSSLRKMTLHNISSLTSFPRDGLPKTLHSLKIWNCGNLEFLPYEFFHSYKSLENLEIFDSCNSMTSFTLCFLPFLQTLHILNCKNLKSILIAEDTSQHNLLFLRTVEIRNCDELESVSLGGFPIPNLLHLIVSGCKKLSSLPEPTNTLGILQNVKIGDLPSLQYFAIDDLPVSLRELSVCRVGGILWNTTWERLTSLSMLSIMGDDLVKAMMKMEVPLLPTSLVSLAISLEDIECLDGKWLQHLTSLQKCKILGAVKLKSLPEEGKLPSSLKVLHIYNCPLLAASLLRKEGKEWRKIARIPFIFINGNIIT from the coding sequence ATGAACTCGGTAAAGACACTTGGTACCGAGCTCTATGGAAGTAGTAATTCTTCTTTGTTTCAACCATTTATCTCCTTGGAGACTCTGCAGTTTGGGGATATGCAAGAGTGGGAGGAGTGGAAGCTAATTGGAGGTACATCTACAGAGTTTCTTAGTCTTGCACATTTGTCACTATATAAATGTCCAAAACTCAAGGGAAATATACCGGGAAACCTTCCTAGTCTTACATTTTTGTCACTTTGCAACTGCCCCAAACTCAAAGGGATGACATCCAACAACCTTCCTTCCCTAAGAGAACTTGTGTTGCAAGAATGTCCTCTATTGATGGATTCAAGACATTCGGATGATCATAGCAACAACATATTTACAAGCCCATCATCAGATGTATTCAGTAAATTGATGATATGTCTAAGTTCTCTTCGAAAGATGACGTTACACAACATTTCATCTCTAACGTCCTTCCCGAGAGATGGTCTTCCCAAAACCTTACACTCTCTCAAAATATGGAATTGTGGCAATCTTGAATTCCTTCCTTATGAGTTCTTTCACAGTTACAAGTCACTCGAGAATTTGGAAATATTCGATAGTTGTAATTCAATGACATCTTTTACCTTGTGCTTTCTCCCTTTCCTCCAAACTCTACATATTCTTAACTGTAAAAATCTAAAATCGATATTAATTGCAGAAGACACATCGCAGCATAATCTCTTGTTTCTTAGAACTGTCGAGATAAGGAATTGCGATGAACTGGAGTCAGTTTCCCTGGGTGGATTTCCCATTCCTAACCTCCTACATTTAATTGTGAGTGGGTGTAAGAAGCTTAGTTCGCTTCCAGAACCAACAAACACTCTAGGTATCCTTCAAAATGTGAAAATTGGTGACCTTCCAAGTCTGCAATATTTTGCCATAGATGATTTGCCTGTCAGTTTACGAGAACTGAGTGTATGCAGAGTTGGAGGGATTTTGTGGAATACAACTTGGGAACGTCTCACTTCTCTTTCAATGTTGAGTATTATGGGTGATGATCTTGTGAAGGCGATGATGAAAATGGAAGTTCCATTGCTACCCACTTCTCTCGTTTCCTTAGCGATCTCTCTTGAAGATATAGAATGCTTGGATGGGAAGTGGCTTCAACATCTGACGTCCCTACAAAAATGTAAGATTCTTGGCGCAGTGAAGCTCAAGTCGTTGCCAGAAGAGGGGAAGTTGCCTTCCTCTCTTAAAGTACTGCATATCTATAATTGCCCGTTATTGGCAGCAAGTTTGCTGAGGAAGGAAGGGAAAGAGTGGCGTAAGATTGCTAGAATTCCCTTTATATTTATCAACGGAAATATCATCACATGA